The Xiphophorus couchianus chromosome 5, X_couchianus-1.0, whole genome shotgun sequence genome includes a region encoding these proteins:
- the LOC114145157 gene encoding nocturnin-like isoform X2 has translation METLVCPMGGGATRLYNTLTQTFSGSSSPLSIPPSYLSPHQPALTNLDSDFCLQKSAPICPLDPVELLQQCEEALRDRPPHLHRNFVYINNGDDIASIPIRVMQWNILAQALGVGVDNFVRCPLEALSWSRRRSLILEEILAYRPHILCLQEVDHYYDTFQPVLANLGYSSHFYPKPWSPCLDIEGNSGPDGCALFFDESRFELLDSVNIRLSAMMIPTNQVAVVTTLRCRSSGRYVCVAATHLKARSGWEWFRSAQGSDLLWHLQNLVQKLVGGNSNVKVPLLICGDFNAVPSEEVYRRFATSPLGLDSAYKKLSQDGVSEPEYTTWKIRGTGECCCTLDYIWYTKDTLRVDAVLDIPDEEQIGPNRLPSYSYPSDHLSLVCDFSFREKE, from the exons TGTGTCCGATGGGTGGAGGAGCCACCAGGCTGTACAACACCCTGACTCAGACGTTCAGCGGCAGCAGCTCCCCTCTGTCCATCCCGCCATCCTACCTGAGCCCCCACCAGCCCGCTCTTACCAACCTGGATTCAGATTTCTGCCTG CAGAAGAGCGCCCCGATATGCCCCCTTGATCCAGTGGAGCTGCTTCAGCAGTGTGAAGAGGCCCTCAGGGACCGACCTCCTCACCTGCATAGAAACTTTGTCTACATCAATAATGGAGACGACATTGCCAGCATCCCCATCAGGGTGATGCAGTGGAACATCCTAGCCCAAG CTCTGGGCGTAGGAGTTGACAACTTTGTCCGGTGTCCCTTGGAGGCCCTCAGTTGGTCCCGAAGGAGGAGCCTCATCCTGGAAGAGATTCTGGCCTACCGACCTCACATCCTGTGTCTGCAGGAAGTAGACCACTACTATGACACCTTCCAGCCAGTTTTGGCGAATCTGGGGTACAGCAGCCATTTCTATCCGAAACCCTGGTCTCCATGCCTGGACATAGAAGGCAACAGCGGTCCTGATGGTTGTGCCCTCTTCTTTGATGAGTCCCGATTTGAGCTCCTGGACAGTGTGAACATCAGACTCTCCGCCATGATGATCCCCACAAATCAA GTTGCTGTGGTGACGACTCTGCGTTGTCGGAGCAGTGGAAGGTATGTATGCGTCGCTGCGACTCACCTAAAAGCCCGATCTGGCTGGGAGTGGTTCCGCAGCGCTCAGGGGTCGGACCTCCTCTGGCACCTTCAGAATCTGGTCCAGAAGCTCGTTGGCGGCAACTCCAACGTCAAAGTCCCCCTGCTGATTTGTGGCGATTTCAACGCAGTCCCGTCGGAGGAAGTATACCGACGCTTCGCCACTTCCCCTCTAGGTTTGGACTCTGCTTATAAGAAGCTCAGTCAGGACGGCGTGAGTGAGCCGGAGTACACGACATGGAAGATCCGGGGCACCGGGGAGTGCTGCTGCACGCTGGACTACATCTGGTACACTAAAGACACACTGAGAGTGGACGCTGTCCTGGACATCCCAGACGAGGAGCAAATCGGACCCAACAGGCTTCCATCCTACAGCTATCCATCCGACCACCTCTCTCTGGTTTGCGACTTCAGCTTCAGGGAGAAGGAATAA
- the LOC114145157 gene encoding nocturnin-like isoform X1, with protein METLVCPMGGGATRLYNTLTQTFSGSSSPLSIPPSYLSPHQPALTNLDSDFCLQQKSAPICPLDPVELLQQCEEALRDRPPHLHRNFVYINNGDDIASIPIRVMQWNILAQALGVGVDNFVRCPLEALSWSRRRSLILEEILAYRPHILCLQEVDHYYDTFQPVLANLGYSSHFYPKPWSPCLDIEGNSGPDGCALFFDESRFELLDSVNIRLSAMMIPTNQVAVVTTLRCRSSGRYVCVAATHLKARSGWEWFRSAQGSDLLWHLQNLVQKLVGGNSNVKVPLLICGDFNAVPSEEVYRRFATSPLGLDSAYKKLSQDGVSEPEYTTWKIRGTGECCCTLDYIWYTKDTLRVDAVLDIPDEEQIGPNRLPSYSYPSDHLSLVCDFSFREKE; from the exons TGTGTCCGATGGGTGGAGGAGCCACCAGGCTGTACAACACCCTGACTCAGACGTTCAGCGGCAGCAGCTCCCCTCTGTCCATCCCGCCATCCTACCTGAGCCCCCACCAGCCCGCTCTTACCAACCTGGATTCAGATTTCTGCCTG CAGCAGAAGAGCGCCCCGATATGCCCCCTTGATCCAGTGGAGCTGCTTCAGCAGTGTGAAGAGGCCCTCAGGGACCGACCTCCTCACCTGCATAGAAACTTTGTCTACATCAATAATGGAGACGACATTGCCAGCATCCCCATCAGGGTGATGCAGTGGAACATCCTAGCCCAAG CTCTGGGCGTAGGAGTTGACAACTTTGTCCGGTGTCCCTTGGAGGCCCTCAGTTGGTCCCGAAGGAGGAGCCTCATCCTGGAAGAGATTCTGGCCTACCGACCTCACATCCTGTGTCTGCAGGAAGTAGACCACTACTATGACACCTTCCAGCCAGTTTTGGCGAATCTGGGGTACAGCAGCCATTTCTATCCGAAACCCTGGTCTCCATGCCTGGACATAGAAGGCAACAGCGGTCCTGATGGTTGTGCCCTCTTCTTTGATGAGTCCCGATTTGAGCTCCTGGACAGTGTGAACATCAGACTCTCCGCCATGATGATCCCCACAAATCAA GTTGCTGTGGTGACGACTCTGCGTTGTCGGAGCAGTGGAAGGTATGTATGCGTCGCTGCGACTCACCTAAAAGCCCGATCTGGCTGGGAGTGGTTCCGCAGCGCTCAGGGGTCGGACCTCCTCTGGCACCTTCAGAATCTGGTCCAGAAGCTCGTTGGCGGCAACTCCAACGTCAAAGTCCCCCTGCTGATTTGTGGCGATTTCAACGCAGTCCCGTCGGAGGAAGTATACCGACGCTTCGCCACTTCCCCTCTAGGTTTGGACTCTGCTTATAAGAAGCTCAGTCAGGACGGCGTGAGTGAGCCGGAGTACACGACATGGAAGATCCGGGGCACCGGGGAGTGCTGCTGCACGCTGGACTACATCTGGTACACTAAAGACACACTGAGAGTGGACGCTGTCCTGGACATCCCAGACGAGGAGCAAATCGGACCCAACAGGCTTCCATCCTACAGCTATCCATCCGACCACCTCTCTCTGGTTTGCGACTTCAGCTTCAGGGAGAAGGAATAA
- the elf2b gene encoding ETS-related transcription factor Elf-2b isoform X4 gives MATSQHEGHANQLDLLIRAVEASGYSNVHCSDKTIEAAEALLHMDSPSSLREDRSPEAFTPQSEAAPDFLHAAMRPDVIGETEVEITTEDCCEEDEEEDEEEEMVTSLEEPEPDNEPVRKKRAGRKTKASQSSISNGAPDLSFKKKPREGKAGSTTYLWEFLLDLLQDKNTCPRYIKWTQREKGIFKLVDSKAVSKLWGKHKNKPDMNYETMGRALRYYYQRGILAKVEGQRLVYQFKEMPKNIVIIDEDKAEMSSPDDLMSSESQSSYDRVPPPSERLLQNSELSSPRRPNILRGSNRPIVVQNPAATVSGPAVMAAAPRIVTVSAAPDMSQIPNATAPRTVRVAMQVPVVMTSLGQKISTVAMQQPALTTVAPGPTTLLTNASPITAAAANPNSQQKVVIQTIPTMVPATAENGDKITVQLAKIITIPAHQLTQCQLQASTGGNKPNMAASSTGISLLGSPLTVRALAPVNVAPGAQVMRLTVPTQTQPQTLMVSPPGSIGCGQAVATQSHVIGGVINGSDLVIGGPGGVTVEKLKAAGVQLQTVQVPLKVQQNQVNPKTVQNIKSEATDTEVVMKLEAPRAIKTEEPEC, from the exons TGGAAGCTTCTGGCTACAGCAACGTCCACTGCTCTGACAAAACTATCGAGGCGGCAGAAGCGCTGCTGCACATGGACTCACCATCCAGCCTCAGAGAAGACCGCAGCCCAG AAGCTTTTACGCCACAAAGTGAAGCTGCACCAGACTTCCTCCATGCTGCCATGCGGCCCGACGTGATTGGAGAAACGGAGGTGGAGATTACCACTGAGGACTGCTgcgaggaggatgaggaggaggacgaagaggaggagatgGTCACCTCACTAGAAGAGCCAGAACCCGACAACGAGCCTGTCAGAAAGAAGCGAG CTGGACGGAAAACGAAGGCGTCCCAGTCGTCCATTTCTAACGGTGCACCAGATCTGAGCTTCAAGAAGAAACCAAGAGAGGGCAAAg CAGGTAGCACCACTTATCTATGGGAGTTCCTGTTGGACCTCCTCCAGGACAAGAACACCTGTCCCAGATACATCAAGTGGACCCAGAGGGAGAAAGGCATCTTTAAGCTGGTCGACTCCAAGGCCGTTTCCAAGCTTTGGGGTAAACACAAGAACAAGCCAGACATGAACTACGAGACTATGGGGCGGGCGCTCAG ATATTACTACCAACGAGGAATCCTCGCCAAGGTGGAGGGTCAGCGGCTGGTTTACCAGTTCAAAGAGATGCCTAAAAACATCGTCATTATCGATGAGGACAAGGCGGAAATGTCTTCACCCGATGACCTCATGAGTTCAGAGTCGCAGTCGTCCTACGATCGCGTGCCTCCGCCTTCAGAAAGGTTACTGCAAAACTCAGAGCTGTCGTCTCCCAGGAGACCCAACATCCTGCGTGGCTCCAACAGACCAATCGTGGTCCAAAATCCTGCCGCCACAGTGAGCGGACCAGCGGTGATGGCGGCAGCGCCGAGGATAGTGACGGTTTCGGCAGCGCCCGACATGAGCCAGATCCCGAATGCCACAGCGCCGAG GACGGTTCGAGTGGCGATGCAGGTTCCGGTTGTAATGACGTCTTTGGGCCAGAAGATCTCCACCGTCGCCATGCAGCAGCCAGCATTGACGACGGTGGCCCCAGGGCCCACCACCCTCCTCACTAACGCGTCTCcaatcactgctgctgctgctaatcCTAATTCACAACAGAAG GTTGTGATCCAGACTATCCCAACAATGGTCCCAGCCACAGCGGAGAATGGAGACAAGATCACCGTCCAACTGGCCAAGATCATCACCATCCCAGCCCACCAGTTAACCCAGTGTCAGCTACAGGCCTCCACGGGGGGCAACAAACCCAACATGGCCGCCTCGTCTACGGGCATCAGCCTCTTAGGAAGCCCCCTGACGGTCCGAGCCCTCGCTCCCGTCAACGTCGCCCCGGGGGCGCAGGTGATGAGGCTCACCGTGCCGACGCAGACGCAACCGCAGACTCTGATGGTGTCGCCGCCAGGAAGCATCGGCTGTGGCCAAGCGGTGGCGACGCAGTCGCACGTCATCGGTGGCGTCATAAACGGTTCGGATTTGGTGATTGGCGGGCCGGGCGGGGTTACGGTGGAGAAGCTGAAGGCTGCAGGAGTGCAGCTCCAGACGGTGCAGGTTCCTCTGAAGGTCCAGCAGAACCAAGTGAACCCAAAGACCGTTCAGAACATCAAATCAGAAGCCACAGACACTGAGGTGGTTATGAAACTGGAAGCTCCACGTGCAATTAAGACAGAGGAGCCGGAGTGTTGA
- the LOC114145157 gene encoding nocturnin-like isoform X3 has translation MGGGATRLYNTLTQTFSGSSSPLSIPPSYLSPHQPALTNLDSDFCLQQKSAPICPLDPVELLQQCEEALRDRPPHLHRNFVYINNGDDIASIPIRVMQWNILAQALGVGVDNFVRCPLEALSWSRRRSLILEEILAYRPHILCLQEVDHYYDTFQPVLANLGYSSHFYPKPWSPCLDIEGNSGPDGCALFFDESRFELLDSVNIRLSAMMIPTNQVAVVTTLRCRSSGRYVCVAATHLKARSGWEWFRSAQGSDLLWHLQNLVQKLVGGNSNVKVPLLICGDFNAVPSEEVYRRFATSPLGLDSAYKKLSQDGVSEPEYTTWKIRGTGECCCTLDYIWYTKDTLRVDAVLDIPDEEQIGPNRLPSYSYPSDHLSLVCDFSFREKE, from the exons ATGGGTGGAGGAGCCACCAGGCTGTACAACACCCTGACTCAGACGTTCAGCGGCAGCAGCTCCCCTCTGTCCATCCCGCCATCCTACCTGAGCCCCCACCAGCCCGCTCTTACCAACCTGGATTCAGATTTCTGCCTG CAGCAGAAGAGCGCCCCGATATGCCCCCTTGATCCAGTGGAGCTGCTTCAGCAGTGTGAAGAGGCCCTCAGGGACCGACCTCCTCACCTGCATAGAAACTTTGTCTACATCAATAATGGAGACGACATTGCCAGCATCCCCATCAGGGTGATGCAGTGGAACATCCTAGCCCAAG CTCTGGGCGTAGGAGTTGACAACTTTGTCCGGTGTCCCTTGGAGGCCCTCAGTTGGTCCCGAAGGAGGAGCCTCATCCTGGAAGAGATTCTGGCCTACCGACCTCACATCCTGTGTCTGCAGGAAGTAGACCACTACTATGACACCTTCCAGCCAGTTTTGGCGAATCTGGGGTACAGCAGCCATTTCTATCCGAAACCCTGGTCTCCATGCCTGGACATAGAAGGCAACAGCGGTCCTGATGGTTGTGCCCTCTTCTTTGATGAGTCCCGATTTGAGCTCCTGGACAGTGTGAACATCAGACTCTCCGCCATGATGATCCCCACAAATCAA GTTGCTGTGGTGACGACTCTGCGTTGTCGGAGCAGTGGAAGGTATGTATGCGTCGCTGCGACTCACCTAAAAGCCCGATCTGGCTGGGAGTGGTTCCGCAGCGCTCAGGGGTCGGACCTCCTCTGGCACCTTCAGAATCTGGTCCAGAAGCTCGTTGGCGGCAACTCCAACGTCAAAGTCCCCCTGCTGATTTGTGGCGATTTCAACGCAGTCCCGTCGGAGGAAGTATACCGACGCTTCGCCACTTCCCCTCTAGGTTTGGACTCTGCTTATAAGAAGCTCAGTCAGGACGGCGTGAGTGAGCCGGAGTACACGACATGGAAGATCCGGGGCACCGGGGAGTGCTGCTGCACGCTGGACTACATCTGGTACACTAAAGACACACTGAGAGTGGACGCTGTCCTGGACATCCCAGACGAGGAGCAAATCGGACCCAACAGGCTTCCATCCTACAGCTATCCATCCGACCACCTCTCTCTGGTTTGCGACTTCAGCTTCAGGGAGAAGGAATAA
- the elf2b gene encoding ETS-related transcription factor Elf-2b isoform X5 encodes MATSQHEGHANQLDLLIRAVEASGYSNVHCSDKTIEAAEALLHMDSPSSLREDRSPEAFTPQSEAAPDFLHAAMRPDVIGETEVEITTEDCCEEDEEEDEEEEMVTSLEEPEPDNEPVRKKRAGRKTKASQSSISNGAPDLSFKKKPREGKGSTTYLWEFLLDLLQDKNTCPRYIKWTQREKGIFKLVDSKAVSKLWGKHKNKPDMNYETMGRALRYYYQRGILAKVEGQRLVYQFKEMPKNIVIIDEDKAEMSSPDDLMSSESQSSYDRVPPPSERLLQNSELSSPRRPNILRGSNRPIVVQNPAATVSGPAVMAAAPRIVTVSAAPDMSQIPNATAPRTVRVAMQVPVVMTSLGQKISTVAMQQPALTTVAPGPTTLLTNASPITAAAANPNSQQKVVIQTIPTMVPATAENGDKITVQLAKIITIPAHQLTQCQLQASTGGNKPNMAASSTGISLLGSPLTVRALAPVNVAPGAQVMRLTVPTQTQPQTLMVSPPGSIGCGQAVATQSHVIGGVINGSDLVIGGPGGVTVEKLKAAGVQLQTVQVPLKVQQNQVNPKTVQNIKSEATDTEVVMKLEAPRAIKTEEPEC; translated from the exons TGGAAGCTTCTGGCTACAGCAACGTCCACTGCTCTGACAAAACTATCGAGGCGGCAGAAGCGCTGCTGCACATGGACTCACCATCCAGCCTCAGAGAAGACCGCAGCCCAG AAGCTTTTACGCCACAAAGTGAAGCTGCACCAGACTTCCTCCATGCTGCCATGCGGCCCGACGTGATTGGAGAAACGGAGGTGGAGATTACCACTGAGGACTGCTgcgaggaggatgaggaggaggacgaagaggaggagatgGTCACCTCACTAGAAGAGCCAGAACCCGACAACGAGCCTGTCAGAAAGAAGCGAG CTGGACGGAAAACGAAGGCGTCCCAGTCGTCCATTTCTAACGGTGCACCAGATCTGAGCTTCAAGAAGAAACCAAGAGAGGGCAAAg GTAGCACCACTTATCTATGGGAGTTCCTGTTGGACCTCCTCCAGGACAAGAACACCTGTCCCAGATACATCAAGTGGACCCAGAGGGAGAAAGGCATCTTTAAGCTGGTCGACTCCAAGGCCGTTTCCAAGCTTTGGGGTAAACACAAGAACAAGCCAGACATGAACTACGAGACTATGGGGCGGGCGCTCAG ATATTACTACCAACGAGGAATCCTCGCCAAGGTGGAGGGTCAGCGGCTGGTTTACCAGTTCAAAGAGATGCCTAAAAACATCGTCATTATCGATGAGGACAAGGCGGAAATGTCTTCACCCGATGACCTCATGAGTTCAGAGTCGCAGTCGTCCTACGATCGCGTGCCTCCGCCTTCAGAAAGGTTACTGCAAAACTCAGAGCTGTCGTCTCCCAGGAGACCCAACATCCTGCGTGGCTCCAACAGACCAATCGTGGTCCAAAATCCTGCCGCCACAGTGAGCGGACCAGCGGTGATGGCGGCAGCGCCGAGGATAGTGACGGTTTCGGCAGCGCCCGACATGAGCCAGATCCCGAATGCCACAGCGCCGAG GACGGTTCGAGTGGCGATGCAGGTTCCGGTTGTAATGACGTCTTTGGGCCAGAAGATCTCCACCGTCGCCATGCAGCAGCCAGCATTGACGACGGTGGCCCCAGGGCCCACCACCCTCCTCACTAACGCGTCTCcaatcactgctgctgctgctaatcCTAATTCACAACAGAAG GTTGTGATCCAGACTATCCCAACAATGGTCCCAGCCACAGCGGAGAATGGAGACAAGATCACCGTCCAACTGGCCAAGATCATCACCATCCCAGCCCACCAGTTAACCCAGTGTCAGCTACAGGCCTCCACGGGGGGCAACAAACCCAACATGGCCGCCTCGTCTACGGGCATCAGCCTCTTAGGAAGCCCCCTGACGGTCCGAGCCCTCGCTCCCGTCAACGTCGCCCCGGGGGCGCAGGTGATGAGGCTCACCGTGCCGACGCAGACGCAACCGCAGACTCTGATGGTGTCGCCGCCAGGAAGCATCGGCTGTGGCCAAGCGGTGGCGACGCAGTCGCACGTCATCGGTGGCGTCATAAACGGTTCGGATTTGGTGATTGGCGGGCCGGGCGGGGTTACGGTGGAGAAGCTGAAGGCTGCAGGAGTGCAGCTCCAGACGGTGCAGGTTCCTCTGAAGGTCCAGCAGAACCAAGTGAACCCAAAGACCGTTCAGAACATCAAATCAGAAGCCACAGACACTGAGGTGGTTATGAAACTGGAAGCTCCACGTGCAATTAAGACAGAGGAGCCGGAGTGTTGA